One stretch of Cygnus olor isolate bCygOlo1 chromosome 1, bCygOlo1.pri.v2, whole genome shotgun sequence DNA includes these proteins:
- the LOC121079202 gene encoding taste receptor type 2 member 40-like → MSDLFSLICLIIAIIESMTGLLGNATILTVSSASRIRSKILSSYDMIMIFLSLSRLFLQSWMMLDFFLSLFCEASYYEENLFVTFKTVFVFLNYSSLWFAAWLSGFYYIKVASFTQSFFIWLKQRLSSFMPWMLITSSLFSFVISLPFSWDIYNVHNNFTTPLTMRNSSERRGTMKTSLLLLILLCNAGIALPLIMFVVSSILLIKSLWRHTRQMQNNVTGFRDPSQEAHIGAIKSVFFFLILYITNFIALVLILSDAFLPFSIGEAICIAVMAACPAGHSMVLIWSNPKFREMPARILQHINCHVRTRSM, encoded by the coding sequence ATGTCcgatttattttctcttatatGCCTAATAATTGCTATAATTGAATCAATGACAGGACTTCTTGGAAATGCGACTATTTTGACTGTCAGTTCAGCTAGCCGCATCAGGAGCAAAATATTGTCCTCCTATGATATGATTATGATTTTTCTGAGTTTATCCAGATTATTTTTGCAGTCCTGGATGATGTTGGATTTCTTCCTAAGTCTGTTTTGTGAAGCTTCCTATTATGAAGAAAACTTGTTTGTAACTTTCAAGAcagtttttgtatttctgaactACTCCAGCCTCTGGTTTGCTGCCTGGCTTAGTGGCTTCTATTATATCAAGGTTGCCAGTTTTACTCAATCATTCTTCATCTGGCTGAAGCAAAGGTTATCCAGTTTCATGCCCTGGATGCTGATAACGtcatctcttttctcctttgtaatctctctgcctttttcctGGGATATCTACAATGTGCACAACAACTTCACTACTCCTTTAACCATGAGAAACTCTTCAGAAAGGAGAGGCACAATGAAAACTAGTTTGTTATTATTGATCCTTCTCTGTAACGCTGGTATAGCTTTACCTTTAATAATGTTTGTTGTTTCAAGTATCCTGCTGATTAAGTCTCTCTGGAGACACACCAGGCAGATGCAAAATAATGTAACTGGTTTCAGGGATCCTAGCCAAGAGGCCCATATTGGTGCTATCAAGtcagtctttttcttcctcatcctgTACATTACAAATTTTATTGCTTTGGTTCTCATTTTATCTGATGCTTTCTTACCTTTCAGCATTGGAGAAGCCATATGTATAGCTGTAATGGCTGCCTGTCCTGCAGGACACTCTATGGTCTTAATCTGGAGCAACCCTAAATTTCGAGAGATGCCAGCTAGGATTTTGCAACACATAAACTGTCATGTTAGAACTAGATCCATGTAA